The following are from one region of the Nymphaea colorata isolate Beijing-Zhang1983 chromosome 7, ASM883128v2, whole genome shotgun sequence genome:
- the LOC116257056 gene encoding uncharacterized protein LOC116257056: MSGVSLAVAPRSDPSATETKKVQSVGGVMGSLRVIELQLVAFIMVFSASGLIPLLDLAFPIFTTLYLLILSRFAFPNFSRSSSSSSQEIFRGSRLFQLYVIVGTTVGLFLPLAYVLGGFARGDEHAVRSATPHLFLLSCQILTENLISGFSLFSAPVRAMVPLLYTVRRIFVIVDWVADDWTRKSLPRNSVIKDLAWLWFGRGLSVANLGYFSINLFGFLVPRFLPRAFDRYFKERDEVFAKTAEDRRPSSPPAASVGQKKTD; encoded by the exons atgtctGGTGTATCTCTGGCAGTGGCGCCGAGGAGCGATCCGTCGGCGACGGAGACGAAGAAGGTGCAGAGCGTCGGCGGCGTGATGGGGTCGCTGCGCGTGATCGAGCTGCAACTGGTGGCCTTCATCATGGTCTTCTCCGCCAGCGGCCTCATCCCTCTCCTCGACCTCGCCTTCCCCATCTTCACCACGCTCTACCTCCTCATCCTCTCGCGCTTCGCCTTCCCCAACTTCTCCcgctcctcctcttcttcctctcagGAGATCTTCCGCGGCTCCCGCCTCTTCCAGCTCTACGTCATCGTCGGAACCACCGTCGGCCTATTCCTGCCTCTCGCTTACGTCCTCGGCGGCTTCGCCCGCGGCGACGAACACGCCGTCCGGTCGGCCACCCCGCACCTTTTCCTCCTCTCCTGCCAGATCCTCACCGAGAACCTCATCTCCggcttctccctcttctccgCTCCCGTCAGGGCGATGGTCCCCCTCCTCTACACCGTCCGCCGGATCTTCGTCATCGTCGATTGGGTCGCCGACGACTGGACGCGCAAGTCCCTCCCCCGCAACTCGGTCATCAAG GACTTGGCGTGGCTGTGGTTCGGGCGGGGACTTTCGGTGGCGAACTTGGGTTACTTCTCCATCAACCTCTTCGGCTTCCTCGTGCCTCGCTTCCTCCCTAGGGCCTTCGACCGATACTTCAAGGAGAGGGACGAGGTGTTCGCCAAGACCGCCGAGGACCGGCGCCCCTCCTCTCCGCCGGCTGCCTCTGTCGGCCAGAAGAAGACAGACTGA
- the LOC116257988 gene encoding uncharacterized protein LOC116257988, whose protein sequence is MDQRELQLLPDKRSTGKTPEFPPPSVYCISFSGSTPGCSNLPSTDLQLSISPQPVNSYSPSARPTRHQAFLRRGSEHGFENNMKGYDEARSEICCAEAMKRQAEEQLRLAAVEKAYAEKVRELTRQEMELAESEFACARHMWEKAAEDMERARGMKDKATRHVDSNGMEMTCHACQQQFRV, encoded by the coding sequence ATGGATCAGAGAGAATTACAACTCCTGCCAGATAAAAGATCGACAGGTAAGACACCTGAGTTCCCACCGCCATCAGTATATTGCATTTCTTTCTCTGGCAGCACTCCAGGATGCAGCAACCTTCCATCAACTGATCTGCAACTCTCAATCTCTCCCCAACCTGTCAACAGCTACAGCCCTTCAGCTAGACCAACTAGACACCAAGCATTTCTCCGTCGAGGCAGCGAACATGGATTTGAGAACAATATGAAAGGATATGATGAAGCTAGGAGTGAAATATGTTGTGCAGAAGCGATGAAAAGACAAGCAGAGGAGCAGCTACGGCTTGCTGCTGTGGAGAAGGCATATGCAGAGAAGGTAAGAGAGTTGACTAGACAGGAAATGGAGTTGGCAGAGTCTGAATTTGCATGTGCAAGGCACATGTGGGAGAAAGCAGCAGAGGACATGGAGAGAGCACGGGGGATGAAGGATAAGGCTACTCGACATGTTGATTCCAATGGAATGGAGATGACTTGCCATGCATGTCAGCAACAGTTTCGAGTATAG
- the LOC116257055 gene encoding glucuronoxylan 4-O-methyltransferase 1 codes for MPSKRLQLLLLRSPTMPSRKFQFPLLIFFFILSALSLLRLLRITFKTSSKTPFPPTIHPKPLLTCTNLPPNISHTLITHQSSSLPYAHGQLTHKELCFLLTLISTRTPMNLLVFGMRHQAPLLAALNSGGQTVFLEEMSSVEVARLRFQGLRIHKVEHGQLVAEAYDLLRRARGRAACGFRGTLRDSECELAMRGLPREVYKRKWDMVVVDGPDGSRLDAAGRMAAIYSAGVLARMGSNLTKVTDIVVHDVDRTVERWYSWEFLCEENLASAKGRFWHFRIKASVSSVFCSNSDAHADH; via the coding sequence ATGCCTTCAAAGCGCTTGCAACTTCTCCTTCTCAGATCCCCAACAATGCCTTCAAGGAAATTCCAGTTCCCgcttctcatcttcttcttcatcctctctGCTCTCTCCCTCCTCAGACTCCTCAGAATCACTTTCAAAACCTCCTCAAAGACGCCCTTTCCTCCTACCATCCACCCCAAACCCCTTCTAACTTGCACCAACCTCCCTCCCAACATCTCACATACACTGATCACCCACCAAAGCTCTTCATTGCCATATGCCCATGGTCAGCTCACACACAAGGAGCTCTGCTTCCTCCTCACGCTCATATCCACCAGGACACCCATGAACCTCCTCGTCTTCGGCATGCGGCACCAGGCCCCCCTTCTCGCGGCCCTAAACTCCGGCGGGCAGACCGTCTTCCTCGAAGAGATGTCGAGCGTCGAGGTGGCGAGGTTGAGGTTTCAGGGGCTGCGGATCCACAAGGTCGAGCACGGCCAGCTGGTCGCGGAAGCATATGATTTGCTCCGGCGCGCGAGGGGCAGGGCGGCGTGTGGCTTCCGCGGCACACTCCGTGACTCAGAGTGCGAATTGGCCATGAGGGGGCTGCCGAGGGAGGTGTATAAGCGGAAATGGGACATGGTGGTCGTGGATGGGCCGGACGGCAGCCGGCTGGACGCCGCCGGTAGGATGGCGGCCATATACAGTGCAGGGGTGCTGGCGAGGATGGGGAGTAACTTGACCAAGGTGACGGACATTGTTGTTCATGATGTTGATCGGACGGTGGAGAGGTGGTACTCTTGGGAGTTCCTTTGTGAGGAGAACCTGGCCTCTGCTAAGGGAAGGTTCTGGCATTTCCGGATTAAGGCCTCGGTTTCAAGTGTCTTCTGCTCAAATTCTGATGCCCATGCAGATCATTAG
- the LOC116257987 gene encoding alpha-ketoglutarate-dependent dioxygenase alkB yields the protein MAYGEEEGEGGNASERTAFRVAEKKYKLYKDPQPKPRKKQQCRPHHPPVDLSQVTDFRSVLDSFSCNGVLPPGIRKFPDDSGLSVFTFDDRPGFYFILDALSIEEQHHLVRESLTQFPQPPNRTNHNAIYGPIYNLFDAHKEGKVLVELCSPNTKAIDAGSCLDSIDSNACRWVFVEEGHCTSKGSPHKKLPASMLLRKLRWSTLGLQFDWSKRSYDVSLPHGTIPDMLAEIAKRLARLATPEDEFHPEAAIVNYYGPDDTLGGHVDDMEADWSKPIVSISLGCKAVFLLGGNHRDHPPIAMFVRTGDVVLMAGAARECFHGVPRIFTDEENADVSALAQQFPSADEFYFKNYIQTSRININVRQVF from the exons atgGCTTATGGCGAGGAGGAAGGGGAGGGCGGGAACGCGTCAGAGAGGACGGCGTTCAGAGTTGCAGAGAAGAAGTACAAGCTCTACAAGGACCCTCAACCCAAACCCAG GAAGAAGCAGCAGTGCCGTCCCCACCACCCGCCCGTCGATCTCTCGCAAGTCACGGACTTCAGGTCCGTCCTCGATTCCTTCTCGTGCAATGGAGTCCTGCCGCCAGGAATTCGAAAGTTCCCGGATGATTCCGGTCTCTCTGTCTTCACCTTCGATGATCGCCCTG GTTTTTATTTTATCCTGGATGCACTGAGTATAGAGGAACAACATCACTTGGTGAGGGAGAGCTTAACCCAATTTCCTCAACCGCCGAACAGAACTAATCATAATGCAATCTACGGTCCAATTTACAATTTATTTGATGCACACAAAGAAGGAAAGGTCTTGGTTGAATTATGTAGTCCCAATACAAAAGCAATTGATGCTGGATCATGCTTGGATTCAATAGATTCAAATGCTTGTAGATGGGTGTTTGTAGAGGAAGGCCATTGCACAAGCAAGGGGAGTCCACATAAAAAACTTCCAGCATCTATGCTATTGAGGAAGTTGCGGTGGAGTACTTTGGGATTGCAATTTGACTGGTCCAAG CGTAGCTATGATGTTTCTCTTCCACATGGCACTATTCCGGACATGCTAGCTGAAATTGCCAAGAGACTGGCTAGATTAGCCACGCCAGAGGATGAATTCCATCCAGAAGCTGCAATTGTTAATTATTATGGTCCTG ATGATACCCTTGGTGGTCATGTTGATGACATGGAAGCAGATTGGAGTAAGCCCATTGTAAGCATCAG TCTTGGATGCAAAGCTGTTTTCTTGCTGGGTGGGAACCACAGGGATCACCCTCCAATTGCAATGTTCGTGCGGACTGGTGATGTTGTTCTTATGGCTGGGGCAGCAAGGGAATGCTTTCATG GAGTACCACGGATCTTCACAGATGAAGAAAATGCAGACGTTTCTGCTCTTGCTCAACAATTTCCTAGTGCAGATGAGTTCTATTTCAAGAATTATATCCAAACATCAAGGATCAACATCAATGTTAGACAAGTTTTCTGA
- the LOC116257869 gene encoding uncharacterized protein LOC116257869, with the protein MGLMVLTQLATGLGVLAGAMLVKSAMEQEPMAGGERRPRCPSCNGTGRMSCLCSRWSDDDVGCRTCAGSARMPCSSCGGTGTGRPIPVTLSVRSSSRSP; encoded by the coding sequence ATGGGTCTGATGGTGCTGACCCAATTGGCGACGGGGCTGGGGGTGCTGGCCGGAGCGATGCTGGTGAAGTCGGCTATGGAGCAGGAGCCCATGGCGGGAGGGGAGCGAAGGCCCCGCTGCCCCAGCTGCAACGGCACCGGCCGCATGAGCTGCCTCTGCTCCCGCTGGTCCGACGACGACGTCGGTTGCAGGACGTGCGCCGGCTCGGCGCGGATGCCGTGCAGCAGCTGCGGCGGCACCGGCACCGGCCGCCCCATCCCCGTCACTCTCTCCGTTAGAAGCAGCAGTCGGTCCCCTTAA